One Malaclemys terrapin pileata isolate rMalTer1 chromosome 21, rMalTer1.hap1, whole genome shotgun sequence DNA window includes the following coding sequences:
- the LOC128827532 gene encoding uncharacterized protein LOC128827532, whose product MDPAPAMEVGAEIEVTEDGALEELPLRLENAKNCLSWEGLEASSSDDDGETTTPTSLPPLRPPRPLAPNLLAPHFATKSLPLENIIVPFRPGPATAPGTQAFGAYQCQECCQVFVEEWHYLQHAQEHAQELARRPRLALPHSLPRRKQRCPDCGKRFSHQSHFTRHVKWHLKLAQAGIRVQRRRGARPCSLTSYVYQPMGAGKNQAGSGDVPCPPANWGGSPGLRKQQGGAHPGRRVGQTKGRQMPEARTASKEQGTEGPKGTRPRRPTLGREFSLPRPVGMSLTQPMNMEDEGRVANFDSKVVMSPPQPMNGQVGGSALQAAILDSQIGGSTFQAAILDGQVGGSTLRTLVINTEEQAAILDGQIDGSPLRTLVINSEEQAAILESLVGASPLHSFRTVVVGAEEPAAILEGQVGVSPLHPMPLRAEELPPSLFLEAEPGLSTAVDAVTLRLVPLLPDPQGLVPWGSQMVGELPDEAGDSQPTAFQLTGYLPPLNQQCRPPGPLKLPPSPRAPLLLHLVPTHPGELPQVLELEYAPGGGLAAEPWPGGVAPEAGDDFIVVELEADAGGREEVVAGQPGTAGPESSLDASRRRHFWCPDCGVRYGRASQLRSHRRGLGHQLCGCGRPFRGLLHLLRHQLWQLEGAAFLCAACGEALKGRWALGRHGGRHPGAPCFRCPCGAGFQRLPRYLWHRIRNQPPGLGVYSLDSFLTPA is encoded by the exons atggaCCCGGCGCCGGCAATGGAGGTTGGGGCCGAAATTGAAGTGACCGAAGATGGCGCACTGGAGGAGCTGCCGCTGCGGCTG GAGAACGCTAAGAACTGCCTCTCATGGGAAGGCCTGGAAGCCTCCAGCAGCGATGACGATGGGGAGaccaccacccccacctccctgccccccttgcgCCCACCCCGGCCCCTGGCGCCAAACCTGCTGGCTCCCCACTTCGCCACCAAATCGCTGCCTCTGGAGAACATCATTGTCCCCTTCCGCCCGGGGCCTGCCACCGCCCCGGGGACCCAAGCGTTCGGGGCCTACCAGTGTCAGGAGTGCTGCCAGGTCTTTGTGGAGGAGTGGCACTATCTCCAGCACGCCCAGGAGCACGCCCAGGAGCTGGCCCGGCGGCCCCggctggccctgccccactccctgccccggaGGAAGCAGCGCTGCCCGGACTGCGGAAAGAGATTCTCCCACCAGTCCCACTTCACCAGGCACGTCAAGTGGCACCTCAAGCTGGCGCAGGCGGGCATCCGGGTGCAGCGGAGACGGGGGGCCCGGCCTTGTTCCCTCACCTCCTACGTCTACCAGCCGATGGGCGCCGGGAAGAACCAGGCGGGTTCTGGGGACGTCCCCTGTCCGCCGGCCAACTGGGGGGGTTCGCCCGGCCTCAGGAAACAGCAGGGTGGGGCCCACCCCGGGAGGCGTGTGGGGCAGACAAAGGGGCGTCAGATGCCCGAGGCCCGGACAGCGAGCAAGGAGCAGGGCACAGAAGGGCCCAAAGGGACCCGGCCGCGTAGACCGACTCTGGGCCGGGAGTTCAGCCTGCCTAGGCCAGTTGGCATGAGTCTTACCCAGCCAATGAACATGGAGGACGAGGGGCGGGTGGCCAACTTCGACAGCAAGGTTGTCATGAGTCCGCCGCAGCCAATGAATGGCCAGGTTGGCGGGAGCGCGCTTCAGGCGGCCATCTTGGACAGCCAAATTGGTGGGAGCACATTTCAGGCAGCCATCTTGGATGGCCAGGTTGGTGGGAGCACTCTCAGGACACTGGTCATCAATACTGAGGAGCAGGCGGCCATCTTGGATGGCCAGATTGATGGGAGCCCTCTCAGGACGCTGGTCATCAATTCTGAGGAGCAAGCGGCCATCTTGGAGAGCCTGGTAGGCGCCAGCCCTCTCCACTCTTTCCGGACCGTGGTGGTGGGAGCTGAGGAGCCGGCGGCCATCTTGGAAGGCCAAGTTGGCGTGAGTCCCCTCCACCCCATGCCCCTGCGGGCTGAGGAGCTCCCGCCTTCGTTGTTCCTGGAAGCCGAGCCCGGCCTCAGCACGGCGGTGGATGCGGTGACCCTCCGCCTGGTCCCGTTGCTCCCTGACCCCCAGGGGCTCGTCCCGTGGGGCAGCCAGATGGTGGGGGAGCTTCCTGACGAGGCCGGAGACTCTCAGCCCACGGCTTTCCAGCTCACGGGCTACCTCCCGCCGCTCAACCAACAGTGCCGACCCCCAGGCCCGCTcaaacttcccccctccccgcgggCCCCCTTGCTCCTCCACCTGGTGCCCACCCACCCTGGCGAGCTGCCCCAGGTGCTGGAGCTGGAGTACGCACCAGGCGGTGGGCTggcagcggagccctggccggggggCGTGGCACCAGAGGCCGGGGACGACTTTATCGTGGTGGAGCTGGAGGCGGACGCTGGTGGGCGGGAGGAGGTGGTGGCCGGCCAGCCTGGCACTGCGGGGCCTGAGAGCTCCTTGGACGCCAGCAGGCGCCGGCATTTCTGGTGCCCGGACTGCGGGGTGCGCTACGGCCGGGCGTCCCAGCTCCGCTCCCACCGCCGCGGGCTAGGGCACCAGCTATGTGGCTGCGGCCGGCCCTTCCGGggcctcctccacctcctgcggCACCAGCTCTGGCAGCTGGAGGGCGCCGCCTTCCTCTGCGCCGCCTGTGGGGAGGCGCTGAAGGGTCGCTGGGCACTGGGCCGCCATGGGGGGCGGCACCCCGGCGCCCCCTGCTTCCGCTGCCCCTGTGGGGCGGGCTTCCAGCGCCTGCCTCGCTACCTCTGGCACCGGATCCGGAACCAGCCGCCTGGCCTGGGCGTCTACAGCCTGGACAGCTTCCTCACCCCGGCCTGA